The genomic segment TTTTTGAGCCGTATTCACTGCATACGTCATGGCATTTTGCAATTGTCGGACATTACCCGGCCATTTGTACTCGTTAATAATTTTCTCAGTCTCCGGAGTAATCTTTGGTATTTTCCACCCTTGTTTCTTGCAATATTTCTCGATAAAATATTTGTACAGAATTTCAATATCATTTCCTCTATTCCGTAAAGGAGGAATGTTGATCGTCAATACAGAAAGCCGAAAGTAAAGATCCTCACGATATTGCTTTTCTTTTACCATACTATAGAGATCTTTATTGGTAGCGCTGATCAGTCTAAAGTCAACTTTCTTATAGCGGCGGCCCCCGACACGCATAACTTGCTTATCTTCTAAAGTTCTTAATAAAACGGCCTGAATTTCAAGCGGCATATCCCCAATTTCATCAAGAAAAAGTGTCCCGCCATTGGCCAGTTCAATTTTACCGGGTCTTCCGCTCCGTTCGGCACCTGTGAAACTACCCCCTTCGTAACCAAACAATTCGCTTTCGATCAGTTCTCGAGGCATCGCAGCACAATTTACTGCCATAAATGGTCCTTGAGGCCGATACGTATTGTGAATAGCCTGGGCAAAGAGTTCTTTACCCGTACCGCTTTCACCAATCAATAAGATATTATCCGTTAAATTAGCAAAGCGTTGAGCTAAATCAATACTTCTTTTTAACTCCTTGCTTTTCCCCATAAGATCTTCAAAATTATAATTGGCAACGGCACCTGAACGGCTGGCAACCATTGCATTAATCTTTTCCACAGGATTGAATCTTAAGACGGCAACATCGATATGTTCAGTACCAGGGCTAAAAATCGGTTGAATATGAATCATATACGAATGTTCATCATTCTCGATACAGAGGGGTTCCTCAATGGTCGTACTTCTCCCTTCCTCAATTAATGATCTGAGGCGAGAGTGACTGCATAAGAATTCTTTTATATTTCTGTTTCCTTTTTCGCCCATTTCTATTTTAAATATTCGAGCGCCTTCCTGGTTTGTATGAATTATTGTCCCCGTTCGATCGATTGCAATTATACCTTCATCCATAAAATTTGAGATTGCTTTCATTGTAGCATGGGATAAGCTCAAATTTTCATGGGCAATTTTCAAATTCTGATAACTTTCTTTTACGCTTATATTACTATGGATCAGCTTCAACTGACCCTCAACAGCTACTGCTAAAGAAGTGATGAGACCTAGTGTATGTGAATTTGCATTTTGAAAACTTTCTAACCAAGGTCTATCAATAAGAGGTTGACCTAAAATCAAAGTCGCAATAATTTCGCCAGCTTCATTCATAATAGGTGCGGCAAAAGCAAGAATATTATTTAAGGCGACATTGTAGTGTTCAGGTCCCATCATTTGCACGGGTCGTTTGAGACTTACACATAAAGAATGAACACACGTTCCAATTGTATTTTCGTCCCACACTAAACCTTCGGTAGGGATTCTTCCCATTTCGCCTTCCTGTATCAAGAATGTTCCATCTCTATCACACAAGTACAAAATATAACCCGAAGTAAAAATTGCCATGTTTTTGAAAGTATTGAGCAACGGACTGATAATTTCAATCAATGAACGATTATTTTCAACAATCTTCTTATATTCTGCAGAGTTCATTTTTGACTTGGTCAGCTTGATATTAGGATCAATTCCCAATTTTCGGGATTTTTGCCAAGACTCAACTATTTCCTTGCGTAAGTAATCGTTACAATAAGATTCTTCATTTTGTAAGAATCTCTTTTTGCATTCCACAATTGCTTCCCAACGTTTTTGAGTGATAAGAGGATATTGTTCACTGGAAAATCGATCACTGCTCACATTAGAATAATTCAGATTTGGATTTGGTAATGACACCTATAACCCCTCCTCGAATGCACTTAATACATTACGAAAGATGACCATAAATTTAAGCCAGGTAAAATTTGTATCAGGCTCAGCAAGACCTTATTCTTAAAGTCTTACTGAGCCTTGGTATTTAGAATTAAGCATTGATAATGCATGTGGTAATAATCACGAGATCTTTTAATAAAAGTAAAATTGGAACCCTTTTACTGTTAGATATACACATATCAGTTATATTTTTCGACAACTATAATGAAATTTCCTTCTTATGAGTGGTTCCATGTTTTACCTCAAAAATGCATCTAAGAAGTCTTTGGGGATCTCGCACTTGGAAGCAAAAGAGCAATGATTGCTGCAATAAACATCATGATAGCAGCAAATGAAAAGGCAGACGTCGTTTTACCACTAAAGTCCGCGATAATACCCGCAAGCATCGGACCAAAAAAGCGGCCAACTACTGCTAAAGTAGAAATGATACCCGTTCCCGAGCCAGTAATTTCTTTAGGATAGTAATCTGTAAAGGCCGCTAAGATTACTGGAATGTTGCCAATACCTATCCCCATTAGTCCTATCGCTGCATACATAAAGGTAAGTCCTTTTCCGAAAACGAAAATATATCCAAAAGCGAAAGCAACCCACCATAGACTTGAGATAACAATAACATATTTCCGTTCGATACGATCGGACAAAGGTCCCCATACTTGTTGTCCAACAAGCTGACATAAATTGTATATCGTTACTGCCAAACCTGCTTGAACAGCTGTAAATCCAGCACTTCGAATTGTTACCGCAAGAAAAGCAGTAACAGCCATATAACCTAATTGCCAAAAGATATACATTGAGCTAAGATGCCAGGTTATTTTCATCTTAAGTACATCTGAGAAGCCTTTCCCTTTTGCCTGGGGTTTGCTTTGCGAAATTGCTGAGGACGTTACGACTTCTTCTGGTGGAGTACCTACTGGCATTAAGCCTTTTTCAGAAGGTTTGTTTCTTATGATTGCGAAAACTATCACGGTAACAACAATAGCTAATACTCCTAATATAACGAAGGTATTTTGCCAACCATAACTTTTGACAAGCCGCGGGGCAAAAATTCCCAAAGCAGCACCTGTAAGAACACCTCCGGGGGTGATAAGGCTCATTGCTCTCCCCCGTTTGCTTGGATAAAACCACTCGCCGATCAGTTTTGGTATGGTAGCACTGTAGATACCTGCTGATCCGAAGCCAATCAAAGCAAAGATTATCAAAGCTTTAGTTAAAGAATCGGCAACAAGGCCAAATGCCAAGAGCATCAAGGCAGATAAAAAACCTGCAATCGTCAGCGTTTTACGTGTTCCAATTTTATCAGATAACGCTCCCCAAAAGAATGAAAATCCAGCATAACATAACCCATAAACTGAAAGAATCATGCCTGCCGAAGCATTATCTAAAGATAGGGAAGCTTTTACTTCTTGCAGGACAATAGGCAGCGTTTGCAGGCTGATAAGCAGGATAATTTGGCTGAGAAATCCGCCAAAAACAATGAACCACCCATAATGCATGCGACTATTCTCCACTTTATTGAGTTGAACCACTTTGACACCTCCAATAATTTTATGAAGTGCTTGATGAATTCTAACCAAATCGTTTTTTGCTAACTCTACTAACTTCAAAAAGATGCAAAAATATGCCGATTGACAATCTTTTGCATCTTTAAGTTCTTATCGAATACTTTTGTTAATCATGTCATGACAGCTCAGCAAAATGAATGAGCTATCATGACACTTAAGTTTTTTGATTAAGGAATAAACATCATAACTTTTTTGCCTTTTTCAGCCATTTTCTTGGCTAATTCCTCTACAGGACCATATTCCATCGCTTGACCTAAGCAGTGATGAACACAGGATGGCTTTTCTCCCTTTTCGACACGATCTTTACATAGATTGCAGAGGTCGGTTGGCACGGCAATATAATCCCATTCCCATTTATCACCTGTTAACTGAAATGGACCAACTTCAGTGAGTTTAATTCCCCACTTGCCACGAGGAAGCTTTAATTCATTCTTGCAAGCAACTTCGCATGAATGGCAACCCGTGCAATATTCGTAATCAATCATTAAACCATATTGCGACATTTATTTCCCTCCAGTCACTCGTTTTGATTGCAGATTTTAGTCTTCAGCCTTGTAAACCTTGCAGATAATAGATTTATAGGGGGCTCCGAAACCGAGTTTTCCAATGTGTTTATGCGGTATCATAGTATTTGGATTGGATTCAAAAACTCCAAACAAATCGGGTGCTGTACCTTTTCTTTCTGGGAACCACCAGCCATGTTGGGCATGGACAACCTTTTCAGAAATTGCAGGAGTCAAATGGGCCTTCTCTTTAGCCTTACCGAACATATTTTCAATGATTACCCAATCTCCCTCGCTAATTCCCAGACGCTTAGCTGTCTCAGGATGGATTTCCATGATCGGATCGGGCACAATTTCACGACAGCTTGCAACCTGTCTATGTTCAGAATGGAAGGAGGCGAACGTTCTTGCACCTGTTGTCAGAATCAACGGATATTGCTCAAAAAGTTCAGGTGTACTAATAGGGCTATACGGTGGTTCCATATAATATGGCAGAGGATCGTCACCCCATGATTCATAGAGCACAGAGTAAAGTTCAACCTTCCCTGTTACCGTTGTAAAGCCAGGCTCACCGTCCGGTCTTTGCAGACCTTTTTCGTATTTTTTATACTCGTATGGAGGATTGACGACCCCTTTTTCTCTCAGATCATTGAAGCTGATACCTAATTCCGGTTTTAGTTGGCTATCAAAGAAATCTTCAACGGAGTCATAAGGCCAAGCCTTTGGATTGAGCCGTTTACCTAATTCGATACAAACCTCGATATCTGATTTGCAGTCGCCGACATTTAAGGCTTTGTTCATCGCTCCTAGGAAAATAGTATTCCGACCATAGTGAGTGATAACTACACCGTCATGCTCAGCAAATGAAGGAAGCGGTAAGAAAATATCGGCAAGGGCCATTGCTGTTGGAGTCATAAATGTTTCTTGTATGACATTGAACTCCATTTTCAGAAGAGCCTTATACCATCTTTCAGGTTGTGCCGAACAGGTCGCACTGAGGAAGTTGGTACTGTTAAACCAAGCCATCTTGAGCGGATAAGGTTTACCTGTTTCAAGAGTGTCTAAGGTTACATCCGGTTGAGTTGTAGCCATTCCTGTAGCAAATCCAGGATATTCTTTGGCACCCAGCCGTTTGTCCCAAAGCTCTTCCGTAAGCTCACTCCGAGCATCCATACGCCATTTTCCAAGGAGTGCAGCTGGCGGTCCAACGGTGACTCCTCCAGGAACGTCGATATTCCCTGTGATAGCAACTATAGCGAGGAAAGCCTGTCCGAGTTGAACTCCATTTGGGTTTTGGTCAAATGCTAATCCCCAACCGAATGTACACGGCTTAGCATTAGCGATAACTCTGGCAACTTCCACAATTTTTTCTTTGGGTACCCAAGTAATATCAGCAACCTTTTCAGGTGGATATTCCTGAACACGTTCCTTCAGTTCGTCAAAACCGTAACACCAATTTTCCGCAAAATCATGATCATAGAGGTCCTCGTTTATGATAACGTTAAGCATAGCGAGGGCAAGGGCCGTATCCGTTCCAGGTCTTAATTGAAGGACATAATCTGCTCGGGTAGCAAGCCAGCTGATTCTTGGGTCAATCATAATAAGTTTGCTTCCCAATTTCATCATGTCAATAATGGCATGACCAAAGAAACCATCAGGATTTGATTTTAGTGGTTCTTTACCCCATAAAACAATATATTCTGGCAGCTTCCAACCTGGATGATTGAAACGATCTTCGAAGAAACCGGCATAGTCGATTTCAGGATATCCTGCACCCAAAATAAAGTCCGAAACAGAGCATCTGGGGCCATAGCAAGACCAGCCGCTTTGTCCGTAGCAGACATTAGGAGTTTGGAGTGCAGAGAAGCCTAGTGGATAGTAATACAGGCAGGCTTCCCTTCCGGTTCCGCCATACACGACGATGGATTCAGCTCCCCATTTTGCTTTAATATCATTAACTTTATCTACAATAATATCCCAAGCCTCATCCCAAGAGATTTGCTCCCACGCATCTTCACCGCGTTTCTTAGGATCGCGCTTCATAGGATGTGTAATCCGTTGAGGATGATGGACATACTCAGGGAGTGATAAACATCGAATACACAATCTGCCTTGTGTAATCGGATTTTCTGGGTCTCCTTCAACTTTAACAAGTTTGCCATCCTTAACATGCAATTTCATACCGCAGCCTACTGGATGATCTCCTGGCGGGGACCAACCGCAAGTCCTAACGACATATTCGCCATCTTCTTGTTGCGCCCATTCTTTTTGCATTGTATCAATTCACCCTTTCAAGAATTCGAATTTTTAATTTGAAAGACTTGATATAACGTAGGATAAAGCCTTGGAAAGAGACACGCACTTCTATTGAAACACCTCCTTATGACACGGATTATACTCTACCTGGTTTATCCCTTGACTCTTTTTATTGCAATAAGTGTGCCAGTTCTAAAATGAATTGCGAAACCCTGTTAATACAGGGATTATTAGGTTACCGGGCTGAAAGTTAAAATTAAAGTTTTATCTCTTTTTGCATTGAAAATTTTTAGTAAGAAACTTCACAAGGCCTTTGAAATCAAGAGAAAAGGCCAAATCTTTTTTTGAAATAACGTATCAAATTAGGATATTGTTTGTCATGAACCTATGAAAAGAGTAAGATGACAATTAATTTATAAGTCAACTTAACTAAGTGAC from the Desulfitobacterium metallireducens DSM 15288 genome contains:
- a CDS encoding sigma-54 interaction domain-containing protein — its product is MSLPNPNLNYSNVSSDRFSSEQYPLITQKRWEAIVECKKRFLQNEESYCNDYLRKEIVESWQKSRKLGIDPNIKLTKSKMNSAEYKKIVENNRSLIEIISPLLNTFKNMAIFTSGYILYLCDRDGTFLIQEGEMGRIPTEGLVWDENTIGTCVHSLCVSLKRPVQMMGPEHYNVALNNILAFAAPIMNEAGEIIATLILGQPLIDRPWLESFQNANSHTLGLITSLAVAVEGQLKLIHSNISVKESYQNLKIAHENLSLSHATMKAISNFMDEGIIAIDRTGTIIHTNQEGARIFKIEMGEKGNRNIKEFLCSHSRLRSLIEEGRSTTIEEPLCIENDEHSYMIHIQPIFSPGTEHIDVAVLRFNPVEKINAMVASRSGAVANYNFEDLMGKSKELKRSIDLAQRFANLTDNILLIGESGTGKELFAQAIHNTYRPQGPFMAVNCAAMPRELIESELFGYEGGSFTGAERSGRPGKIELANGGTLFLDEIGDMPLEIQAVLLRTLEDKQVMRVGGRRYKKVDFRLISATNKDLYSMVKEKQYREDLYFRLSVLTINIPPLRNRGNDIEILYKYFIEKYCKKQGWKIPKITPETEKIINEYKWPGNVRQLQNAMTYAVNTAQKGQITPDCLPNYIMTDTTPISNDKMAKDEMLRLDNLEKMAIETALLRSDNNMDRAVEILGISRSTLYRKLKEYQIQHKI
- a CDS encoding MFS transporter, producing MKLVELAKNDLVRIHQALHKIIGGVKVVQLNKVENSRMHYGWFIVFGGFLSQIILLISLQTLPIVLQEVKASLSLDNASAGMILSVYGLCYAGFSFFWGALSDKIGTRKTLTIAGFLSALMLLAFGLVADSLTKALIIFALIGFGSAGIYSATIPKLIGEWFYPSKRGRAMSLITPGGVLTGAALGIFAPRLVKSYGWQNTFVILGVLAIVVTVIVFAIIRNKPSEKGLMPVGTPPEEVVTSSAISQSKPQAKGKGFSDVLKMKITWHLSSMYIFWQLGYMAVTAFLAVTIRSAGFTAVQAGLAVTIYNLCQLVGQQVWGPLSDRIERKYVIVISSLWWVAFAFGYIFVFGKGLTFMYAAIGLMGIGIGNIPVILAAFTDYYPKEITGSGTGIISTLAVVGRFFGPMLAGIIADFSGKTTSAFSFAAIMMFIAAIIALLLPSARSPKTS
- a CDS encoding 4Fe-4S dicluster domain-containing protein — protein: MSQYGLMIDYEYCTGCHSCEVACKNELKLPRGKWGIKLTEVGPFQLTGDKWEWDYIAVPTDLCNLCKDRVEKGEKPSCVHHCLGQAMEYGPVEELAKKMAEKGKKVMMFIP
- a CDS encoding molybdopterin-dependent oxidoreductase, giving the protein MQKEWAQQEDGEYVVRTCGWSPPGDHPVGCGMKLHVKDGKLVKVEGDPENPITQGRLCIRCLSLPEYVHHPQRITHPMKRDPKKRGEDAWEQISWDEAWDIIVDKVNDIKAKWGAESIVVYGGTGREACLYYYPLGFSALQTPNVCYGQSGWSCYGPRCSVSDFILGAGYPEIDYAGFFEDRFNHPGWKLPEYIVLWGKEPLKSNPDGFFGHAIIDMMKLGSKLIMIDPRISWLATRADYVLQLRPGTDTALALAMLNVIINEDLYDHDFAENWCYGFDELKERVQEYPPEKVADITWVPKEKIVEVARVIANAKPCTFGWGLAFDQNPNGVQLGQAFLAIVAITGNIDVPGGVTVGPPAALLGKWRMDARSELTEELWDKRLGAKEYPGFATGMATTQPDVTLDTLETGKPYPLKMAWFNSTNFLSATCSAQPERWYKALLKMEFNVIQETFMTPTAMALADIFLPLPSFAEHDGVVITHYGRNTIFLGAMNKALNVGDCKSDIEVCIELGKRLNPKAWPYDSVEDFFDSQLKPELGISFNDLREKGVVNPPYEYKKYEKGLQRPDGEPGFTTVTGKVELYSVLYESWGDDPLPYYMEPPYSPISTPELFEQYPLILTTGARTFASFHSEHRQVASCREIVPDPIMEIHPETAKRLGISEGDWVIIENMFGKAKEKAHLTPAISEKVVHAQHGWWFPERKGTAPDLFGVFESNPNTMIPHKHIGKLGFGAPYKSIICKVYKAED